The Deltaproteobacteria bacterium genome includes a window with the following:
- a CDS encoding NTP transferase domain-containing protein, with product MGQPKGLMPYHGRPWLSEQLERIEALGSSDCYVVLGFERTAYLPLLETRFRATACIHSRLRTQLHVVHNPMPEHGPFSSLCAAIPRLPAATTAAFVLPLDVPAAQHATWFALATALTDDVSAVIPTHNGHGGHPVLLRRSFLEQLATIPRDAAHARLDHQLHALPSRALVRLAVSDAQVACDLNTPADLQQYSQAMDRSS from the coding sequence ATGGGACAGCCGAAGGGATTAATGCCGTACCACGGCCGGCCGTGGCTGAGTGAACAGCTCGAGCGGATCGAGGCCCTCGGCAGCAGCGACTGTTACGTCGTCCTCGGCTTCGAGCGCACGGCCTATCTCCCGCTGCTCGAGACCCGCTTTCGCGCTACCGCGTGCATTCATAGTCGACTCCGCACGCAGCTGCACGTCGTCCACAATCCAATGCCCGAACACGGCCCATTTTCGTCGCTGTGCGCCGCGATCCCCCGACTGCCGGCAGCCACGACAGCGGCCTTCGTGCTGCCACTCGATGTCCCCGCCGCGCAGCATGCGACGTGGTTCGCCCTCGCCACCGCACTCACTGACGACGTCTCCGCGGTCATCCCCACGCACAACGGCCACGGCGGCCATCCAGTCTTACTGCGACGCTCGTTCTTAGAACAACTCGCAACTATTCCCCGCGACGCCGCCCACGCCCGACTCGATCACCAATTGCACGCGCTCCCCTCGCGCGCGCTCGTCCGCCTCGCTGTTAGCGACGCACAAGTCGCATGCGACCTGAACACCCCCGCCGATCTGCAGCAATATTCCCAGGCAATGGATCGATCATCATGA
- a CDS encoding DMT family transporter codes for MVWVLVSMALGVASVMQGVVNRQITSGWGIAAVTLLNTVVLFCVAGIFYGLSRYLPQLLPELLRERFGDRTPVWWYFVPGLCGFVIVVGLPLAIEKIGALRVFLGFVAAQIVVSLVWDLTVEKIPVSLTRVAGALIAWAGVLLAGWKR; via the coding sequence ATGGTCTGGGTCCTGGTGTCGATGGCGCTCGGCGTTGCGTCGGTCATGCAAGGGGTCGTGAATCGGCAGATCACGAGTGGGTGGGGAATCGCGGCGGTGACGTTGTTGAATACCGTCGTGCTGTTTTGTGTCGCCGGGATTTTTTATGGGCTGAGTCGCTATCTGCCGCAGCTATTGCCGGAACTATTGCGCGAGCGCTTCGGCGATCGCACACCGGTGTGGTGGTACTTCGTTCCGGGTCTATGTGGTTTCGTGATTGTTGTGGGCCTGCCACTTGCGATCGAAAAAATCGGGGCGTTGCGGGTGTTCCTCGGATTCGTGGCTGCGCAGATCGTCGTGAGTTTGGTCTGGGACCTTACGGTGGAAAAAATACCCGTCAGTCTCACCCGCGTCGCCGGCGCACTGATCGCCTGGGCCGGCGTGCTGCTGGCCGGTTGGAAGCGGTGA
- a CDS encoding carboxymuconolactone decarboxylase family protein, producing the protein MKSYQEITQGISRQMAALRQEVPAVMEGFSALAKAATQDGALDKKTKELIALALAVAAHCDGCIGFHTKTLAQLGAKREEIVEALGMAVYMGGGPSLMYAAEALTALAEWQKTA; encoded by the coding sequence ATGAAATCGTATCAGGAGATCACGCAGGGGATCAGTCGGCAAATGGCCGCGTTACGCCAAGAAGTCCCGGCGGTGATGGAGGGCTTCTCCGCCTTGGCCAAGGCCGCGACGCAAGACGGGGCGCTCGACAAGAAAACGAAGGAGCTGATTGCGTTGGCGCTCGCGGTGGCAGCACATTGCGACGGCTGTATCGGATTTCATACCAAGACGCTGGCGCAATTGGGCGCGAAGCGGGAAGAGATCGTCGAGGCGCTCGGGATGGCCGTATATATGGGCGGCGGCCCCTCGCTGATGTACGCCGCCGAGGCGCTGACGGCGCTCGCCGAGTGGCAAAAGACCGCATAG
- a CDS encoding winged helix-turn-helix transcriptional regulator: MLQRAEVFMLLTELSETALQPLAAMLKALGDPLRLRIMCILHQGECSVNAITAALQAKQPNVSKHLHILALAGLVRARKVGVQTLYGTGGALVDHLCRNVCRTFVTLQERKLRIVRNVAMQRSRGARRRRAMKGVGVI, from the coding sequence GTGCTGCAGCGCGCCGAGGTCTTCATGTTGCTGACCGAATTGTCCGAAACGGCGTTGCAGCCGTTGGCGGCGATGTTGAAGGCGTTGGGCGATCCGCTGCGGTTGCGGATCATGTGCATCTTGCATCAAGGAGAGTGCTCGGTGAATGCGATCACGGCGGCGTTGCAAGCCAAACAGCCGAATGTCTCTAAGCATCTGCATATTCTGGCGCTGGCGGGGTTGGTGCGGGCCCGCAAGGTCGGCGTGCAAACGCTGTATGGGACCGGAGGTGCGCTTGTTGATCACCTCTGTCGCAACGTGTGTCGGACATTTGTAACGTTACAAGAACGCAAACTACGCATCGTGCGAAATGTCGCCATGCAGCGGTCCCGCGGCGCACGTCGTCGGAGGGCCATGAAAGGAGTTGGAGTTATATGA
- a CDS encoding rhodanese-like domain-containing protein: MPVITAAELLQQLRSAPPILIDVRSPDEFLYESIPAARSCPLDQLAVWTRELRPDAAICVVCQQGVRSAAAAEQLRALGFQRVVSLAGGIEAFRRASGTTVRQRRVLPLQRQVFLTIGSLLVLSTGLAQWVHAGFAWLGGAIGVGLLVAGATGYCGLAHVLSRMPWNRVRPGCQGDEGSSCCSAPRSSCC; the protein is encoded by the coding sequence ATGCCAGTCATTACTGCAGCCGAACTGCTCCAGCAGCTCCGGTCCGCGCCGCCGATCCTGATCGACGTGCGGAGTCCGGATGAATTTCTCTATGAATCGATCCCGGCGGCGCGTTCGTGTCCGCTCGATCAACTCGCGGTGTGGACGCGTGAGCTGCGGCCGGACGCGGCGATCTGCGTCGTCTGTCAGCAAGGCGTGCGGAGTGCCGCGGCTGCCGAGCAGTTGCGCGCGCTCGGTTTTCAACGCGTCGTTTCGTTGGCCGGCGGCATCGAGGCGTTCCGTCGCGCGAGTGGCACGACGGTGCGGCAGCGGCGCGTGTTGCCACTGCAACGGCAAGTCTTTCTGACGATCGGCAGCCTGTTAGTATTGAGTACCGGACTGGCGCAGTGGGTCCATGCGGGTTTTGCGTGGCTGGGCGGCGCGATCGGCGTTGGTCTGCTGGTGGCCGGGGCCACAGGCTATTGCGGGCTGGCGCATGTGCTGTCCCGGATGCCGTGGAATCGGGTGCGCCCCGGCTGCCAGGGCGATGAAGGAAGCTCGTGCTGCAGCGCGCCGAGGTCTTCATGTTGCTGA
- a CDS encoding GMC family oxidoreductase, with amino-acid sequence MSVNSPPIVFGSGLLGTRRERCDVCVIGSGPGGAVVAEALTARGRDVLIVEIGGMPQSQPPLAPEDVVLRYYRDAGVAATIWPAQIPIPTGRAFGGTSVINSGTCLATPEPILARWASELGVDFPRDSWRAAEAEIADELSIRPCPEASMGASNRLFAEGLRRLGRTGGAPLPRCEVECVGSGRCVSICPRDAKQAVQLNYLRKARDHGLRVYLETEARHLRFHGNAARSLVCRTAAGGRVVIEAQHFVCALGALDTPSFLLRHTHGRRLAALGRHLSIHPAVKIFAVMPTVQRAWEGVPQAFGYHDPALPDCCFEGVFLPPSMSCLSLPFLGDDLIRWMRCYDRMVAFGFCIADSQHGRLVPAPQSPPLIWYDLTPRDLDNFFHGMRLIAEAYFAVGAEHVILPVLNPPNVFASWASFDAGFRRDELRKDSVLGMAFHPLGTCRFAADPARGAISATGRLHGVDNVSVADGSAIAGPLGVNPQVTIMAFAKHVARSL; translated from the coding sequence ATGTCCGTGAATTCTCCCCCCATCGTCTTCGGAAGTGGATTGCTCGGCACGCGCCGAGAGCGGTGCGACGTCTGCGTGATCGGATCAGGGCCGGGCGGCGCTGTCGTGGCGGAGGCGCTCACGGCGCGCGGTCGCGACGTACTCATAGTAGAGATCGGCGGGATGCCGCAGTCGCAGCCGCCGCTGGCGCCCGAAGATGTCGTGTTGCGATACTACCGCGATGCCGGCGTCGCGGCCACGATCTGGCCGGCCCAAATCCCGATCCCGACCGGGCGGGCGTTCGGCGGGACGAGTGTGATCAATTCCGGGACGTGTCTTGCTACGCCGGAACCGATTCTCGCGCGTTGGGCCAGTGAACTCGGCGTCGATTTTCCGCGCGACTCGTGGCGCGCTGCCGAGGCGGAGATTGCGGACGAACTTTCGATTCGTCCCTGTCCCGAAGCATCCATGGGCGCATCGAATCGCCTGTTTGCGGAGGGTTTGCGGCGTCTCGGTCGGACCGGCGGCGCGCCGCTGCCGCGCTGTGAAGTGGAATGCGTCGGGAGCGGGCGCTGTGTCTCGATTTGTCCGCGCGATGCGAAACAAGCGGTGCAATTGAATTATTTGCGCAAGGCGCGGGATCACGGATTGCGCGTGTATTTGGAAACCGAGGCGCGGCATTTGCGCTTCCATGGCAATGCGGCGCGATCGTTAGTGTGTCGCACGGCGGCCGGGGGGCGGGTCGTCATTGAAGCGCAGCATTTTGTCTGCGCGTTAGGGGCGCTCGATACGCCGAGCTTTCTGCTGCGGCATACGCACGGTCGGCGGCTCGCGGCATTGGGGCGACATCTGTCGATTCATCCCGCAGTGAAAATATTTGCGGTGATGCCGACGGTGCAACGTGCTTGGGAAGGGGTGCCGCAGGCGTTTGGGTATCACGACCCGGCGCTCCCCGATTGTTGTTTCGAAGGCGTGTTTCTGCCACCGTCGATGTCGTGTTTGAGCCTTCCGTTCTTGGGCGACGATCTGATACGTTGGATGCGGTGTTACGATCGCATGGTCGCGTTCGGGTTTTGCATCGCCGATAGTCAGCATGGGCGGCTGGTGCCGGCGCCGCAGAGTCCGCCGCTCATTTGGTACGATTTGACGCCGCGCGATCTGGACAACTTTTTTCACGGGATGCGACTGATCGCCGAGGCCTATTTTGCCGTCGGCGCGGAGCATGTCATTTTGCCGGTGTTGAATCCGCCGAATGTCTTTGCCTCCTGGGCCTCATTCGATGCTGGTTTCCGCCGCGACGAGCTTCGCAAAGACAGCGTGCTCGGGATGGCTTTCCACCCCCTCGGGACCTGCCGCTTCGCCGCCGATCCGGCCCGCGGGGCGATCAGTGCGACAGGGCGACTGCACGGTGTGGACAATGTCTCCGTCGCCGACGGTTCGGCCATCGCCGGCCCGCTCGGCGTGAATCCGCAAGTCACCATTATGGCCTTCGCCAAACACGTGGCGCGCAGTCTGTGA
- a CDS encoding SDR family oxidoreductase, which translates to MEQVLLTGFPGFLAARLVRDARAAGRAVYWHCLVLPSELAAAHACAATLGLAAADYRIYAADIRKPGLGLPAADLQAVQSVVQRCFHFAALYDLTADTATSRIANVFGTANVLDFLAGCSQLRRFNYISTCYVAGTAAGEILEDALPTAPQFRNAYEATKYEAEQLVRARMAQLPTTIFRPAVVVGDSASGETQKFDGPYVLMVFLRKIHRLLWALPNLGLPTSSFNAVPVDFVGRVIGAAGFDDASDGQTLHLADPEPPSTAEVFDTIAHRIGGRHPYAIPVAARWLLLHLLRWFPLNLLTGIPAQTIDYFFHRGRFATTNLQAACARHGIPIPSWRAVYPPIIDFAIRWNRPFHNAGLLRQFDRWCHGFQWIYGLLALAFIVAPSTIVTLLTRWDAPASSALLQQDHPLWRPLAISFLIGLMLIVTALRRAPTDMALHRYMIAVKTSSTLLFIGLALLHGSVALALSAGTDGTIALMHTLFLLQLQRGRAFGPAQRQKVFVARLLPYRFLRAFCRSFAPDALTAADEDAMVGEIVQHVQRLPWTLRYGFIAACYLIMYLVPLRYGYLPYVLLSEPQRRRCLQRLQRARHWMIRMPVYGLKTVCALYVYKQPSVQAAIGYR; encoded by the coding sequence ATGGAACAGGTACTTCTCACCGGTTTCCCCGGATTCTTGGCGGCGCGTCTGGTGCGCGACGCCCGCGCAGCGGGCCGTGCCGTCTATTGGCACTGCCTTGTGTTGCCGAGCGAGCTCGCTGCCGCGCATGCGTGCGCCGCGACATTGGGACTTGCGGCTGCGGACTATCGCATTTACGCCGCTGACATTCGCAAGCCGGGCCTTGGTCTCCCGGCCGCCGATCTGCAGGCCGTGCAGAGCGTAGTGCAGCGCTGTTTTCACTTCGCCGCGCTGTACGACCTAACCGCCGACACTGCCACGAGCCGGATCGCGAACGTGTTCGGCACCGCGAATGTGCTCGATTTTCTGGCCGGCTGTTCGCAACTGCGTCGCTTCAATTACATCAGCACGTGTTACGTCGCTGGGACGGCCGCAGGCGAGATTCTCGAAGATGCGCTGCCGACGGCGCCGCAGTTTCGCAATGCGTACGAGGCGACGAAATACGAAGCGGAACAGTTGGTGCGCGCGCGGATGGCGCAGCTCCCGACGACTATTTTTCGTCCCGCAGTCGTGGTCGGGGATTCCGCCAGCGGCGAGACGCAGAAATTCGACGGCCCGTATGTCTTGATGGTCTTTTTGCGCAAGATCCATCGGCTGTTGTGGGCATTGCCGAATTTGGGGCTTCCGACCTCGTCATTCAACGCGGTGCCGGTCGATTTCGTCGGCCGCGTGATCGGTGCGGCCGGGTTCGACGACGCGTCCGATGGGCAAACCCTGCACCTCGCCGATCCCGAACCGCCATCGACGGCCGAGGTCTTCGACACGATCGCACACCGCATCGGTGGACGGCATCCGTATGCCATTCCCGTCGCCGCGCGTTGGCTCTTGCTGCACTTGCTCCGGTGGTTTCCGCTCAATTTGCTGACCGGGATCCCGGCGCAAACCATCGACTACTTTTTTCATCGTGGCCGTTTCGCGACGACGAACTTGCAGGCCGCGTGCGCGCGACATGGCATTCCGATTCCGTCGTGGCGCGCGGTGTATCCGCCAATCATCGACTTTGCGATTCGCTGGAATCGGCCGTTTCATAACGCCGGCTTGCTGCGGCAATTCGATCGTTGGTGTCACGGATTTCAATGGATCTACGGCCTGTTGGCCCTCGCGTTCATCGTTGCGCCTAGTACGATCGTGACGTTACTGACTCGTTGGGATGCTCCCGCATCCAGTGCGTTGCTGCAGCAAGATCATCCACTGTGGCGACCGCTGGCGATCTCGTTCTTGATCGGTCTGATGCTGATTGTGACGGCGCTGCGGCGCGCGCCGACGGATATGGCGTTGCATCGGTATATGATCGCCGTGAAAACGAGCTCGACGCTGCTGTTTATCGGACTGGCGCTGTTGCACGGCTCGGTCGCACTCGCGCTGAGCGCTGGTACGGACGGCACGATTGCCCTGATGCATACGCTGTTCCTGCTGCAGCTCCAACGCGGCCGCGCGTTCGGTCCGGCGCAGCGGCAAAAAGTCTTTGTGGCACGATTGCTGCCATATCGCTTTCTGCGCGCGTTTTGTCGCTCCTTTGCGCCCGACGCGCTCACGGCCGCCGATGAAGACGCGATGGTCGGAGAGATCGTGCAGCATGTGCAGCGCTTGCCATGGACACTGCGGTACGGATTTATCGCCGCTTGTTATCTGATTATGTACCTCGTGCCGCTCCGCTACGGCTATCTGCCGTATGTGCTGTTGTCGGAACCGCAGCGGCGGCGGTGTCTGCAGCGTTTGCAACGCGCGCGGCACTGGATGATCCGGATGCCGGTCTACGGATTGAAAACGGTCTGTGCGCTGTATGTCTACAAACAACCTTCCGTCCAAGCCGCGATCGGCTACAGGTAA
- the cadA gene encoding cadmium-translocating P-type ATPase, with protein MTAHPPSEPSLHEHEPAQGRGELIRIGLVGLAVLASWLRLWQYVAPVDLIALLTTACGGLPIYREAWAALRARRMTMELSMTIALVAAIAIGELFTAAVIVFFVLIAEWIESLTVARGRHAIHDLLTLLPPTAIVRRGTQETTVPLQQLQLGDIVLIKPGSRIPVDGTVVGGHSHVDQATITGESMPVAKHPGDDVFAGTMNQGGTLEVETRQIGHDTAFGRIVTTVEQAEATRAPIQRIADRLSGYLVSFAFGAAFITFLITHDVRATISVILVAGACGVAAGTPLAILGAIGRAARHGVIIKGGVYLEALRNIQTVVLDKTGTITFGTPTVIRVQPYGDAGATQVLAVAAGLEQYSEHPLARAIVQRTRDDGIVLAPATDFHSTPGRGVTGSVEHAAAVVGTRQHLADHAIAVEDDHIDITPHSHVWVAHAGHFIGTIEIADDVRPDAIDAIQQLRHLSVRPVLLTGDTPQIARAVANQVGIDEVHADLLPAHKAEHVRTLRDRGARVAAIGDGVNDAPALVAATVGVAMGSGTDVARESADIVLIGNDLTKFALTVRLARRCHRIVMANFFGTIGVDLLGMALAATGHLTPLLAVLIHVGSELAFILNSARLIPWKRTHVA; from the coding sequence ATGACCGCGCATCCACCATCCGAGCCATCACTCCACGAACATGAGCCCGCGCAGGGACGCGGCGAATTGATCCGCATCGGCCTCGTCGGCCTCGCCGTGCTCGCGAGCTGGTTGCGGCTCTGGCAGTATGTCGCGCCAGTCGACCTGATCGCGTTACTGACCACGGCGTGCGGCGGGCTGCCGATTTATCGCGAGGCCTGGGCCGCGCTCCGCGCGCGACGGATGACGATGGAACTCTCCATGACGATTGCGCTCGTCGCCGCGATCGCGATCGGGGAATTGTTTACGGCCGCAGTGATCGTCTTCTTCGTGCTGATCGCGGAGTGGATCGAGTCGCTGACCGTGGCGCGGGGCCGCCACGCGATTCACGATTTGCTGACGTTACTCCCGCCAACGGCAATAGTGCGGCGCGGCACGCAAGAAACTACCGTGCCGCTGCAGCAGCTGCAGCTCGGCGACATCGTGCTCATTAAACCGGGGAGCCGCATTCCTGTCGATGGCACAGTCGTCGGCGGCCATTCGCATGTCGACCAAGCCACGATCACCGGCGAATCGATGCCGGTCGCGAAGCATCCGGGCGACGACGTCTTCGCCGGCACGATGAATCAAGGTGGCACATTGGAAGTGGAAACGCGGCAGATCGGCCACGACACGGCCTTCGGCCGCATTGTGACCACCGTGGAGCAGGCGGAGGCGACACGCGCCCCGATCCAACGCATCGCCGATCGTTTGTCCGGCTATCTCGTCTCGTTCGCATTCGGTGCCGCGTTCATCACATTCCTGATCACGCACGACGTCCGCGCCACGATCTCCGTGATCCTCGTGGCCGGCGCCTGCGGCGTCGCGGCCGGCACCCCGCTCGCGATCCTCGGCGCGATCGGCCGCGCGGCCCGCCACGGCGTCATCATTAAAGGCGGCGTCTATTTGGAGGCGCTGCGCAATATTCAAACGGTCGTGCTCGATAAGACCGGGACGATCACGTTCGGCACCCCAACCGTGATTCGTGTCCAACCGTATGGCGATGCCGGCGCGACGCAAGTCCTCGCCGTGGCGGCGGGCTTGGAACAATACTCCGAGCATCCGCTGGCCCGCGCCATCGTGCAGCGCACCCGCGACGACGGAATCGTCCTCGCCCCAGCGACCGATTTTCATTCCACGCCCGGTCGCGGCGTGACTGGGAGCGTGGAGCACGCAGCGGCCGTTGTCGGAACCCGGCAACACCTGGCCGATCACGCCATCGCGGTCGAAGACGACCACATCGACATCACGCCGCATTCGCACGTCTGGGTGGCACACGCCGGGCATTTCATCGGCACGATCGAGATCGCCGACGACGTACGTCCCGACGCCATCGATGCGATCCAGCAACTACGCCACCTCAGCGTGCGGCCCGTGCTCCTCACCGGCGACACGCCGCAAATCGCCCGCGCGGTGGCAAATCAAGTCGGGATCGACGAAGTCCACGCCGACTTGCTGCCGGCCCACAAAGCAGAGCATGTACGCACCTTGCGGGACCGCGGCGCGCGGGTCGCGGCGATCGGCGACGGCGTTAACGACGCGCCGGCATTGGTCGCGGCCACGGTCGGCGTCGCGATGGGATCCGGCACTGATGTGGCACGAGAAAGCGCCGACATTGTGCTGATCGGCAACGACCTGACGAAGTTCGCGCTGACCGTGCGGCTGGCGCGCCGCTGTCACCGGATCGTGATGGCCAATTTCTTCGGCACGATCGGCGTCGACCTGCTCGGCATGGCCCTGGCCGCGACGGGACACCTCACGCCGCTGCTGGCCGTCCTGATCCATGTCGGTTCCGAACTCGCGTTCATCCTGAACTCCGCCCGCCTCATCCCGTGGAAGAGGACTCACGTCGCCTAA
- the moeB gene encoding molybdopterin-synthase adenylyltransferase MoeB: protein MTDQPSNEISPNDAEVRRTADPRTVLLDVREAAEWREAHIPGAVLLPLDDLAATIATLVPDRQTPIICQCGAGVRSKRAAATLVALGYTNVASMRGGLRAWRAAGLPCDSATDFPFTPDEQQRYERHLRIPEVGVAGQVKLRAARVLLIGAGGLGSPAALYLAAAGVGTLGIVDDDVVDLSNLQRQILHQTASIGRRKVDSACETLHGINPLVRVEPYAERLTTANIERLFAPYDLILDGSDNFPTRYLINDACVLLQKPLVHGSVHRFTGQASVFWPGRGPCYRCLYPTPPPPDLAPSCAEAGVLGILPGVIGLLQAVEAIKLILQQGDLLLGRLLCYDALRAEFHELRLGRDPACTHCAPHRPFPGFTDYDGFCRGR from the coding sequence ATGACGGATCAACCAAGCAACGAAATTTCCCCCAACGATGCAGAAGTCCGGCGCACGGCCGACCCGCGCACGGTGCTCCTTGACGTGCGCGAGGCTGCGGAGTGGCGCGAGGCACATATCCCCGGCGCCGTGCTTCTGCCGCTTGACGACCTCGCGGCGACTATTGCCACGCTCGTCCCGGATCGACAGACGCCGATCATCTGCCAATGCGGCGCGGGCGTGCGCTCCAAGCGCGCGGCGGCGACACTCGTCGCACTCGGTTACACCAACGTCGCTTCAATGCGCGGCGGGCTGCGGGCGTGGCGCGCGGCGGGATTGCCGTGCGACAGCGCGACGGATTTTCCGTTCACGCCGGACGAACAGCAACGTTATGAGCGCCACTTGCGCATCCCGGAAGTCGGAGTAGCGGGACAGGTGAAACTGCGCGCCGCGCGCGTCTTGCTGATCGGCGCCGGCGGCCTCGGCTCCCCCGCGGCGTTGTATCTGGCGGCTGCGGGCGTCGGCACGCTGGGCATTGTCGATGACGACGTGGTCGATCTGTCCAATCTCCAACGCCAGATCCTGCATCAGACGGCGTCCATCGGGCGCCGCAAAGTGGATTCGGCATGCGAGACGCTGCACGGAATCAATCCGCTAGTCCGCGTGGAGCCGTATGCGGAACGGCTCACGACCGCAAACATCGAGCGACTCTTCGCCCCATACGACCTGATCCTGGACGGCAGCGACAACTTCCCGACGCGCTACTTAATTAATGATGCGTGTGTATTGTTACAAAAACCGCTGGTGCACGGCAGCGTGCATCGCTTCACCGGCCAGGCATCGGTCTTCTGGCCCGGTCGCGGCCCGTGTTACCGTTGCCTCTATCCCACGCCGCCGCCCCCGGACCTGGCCCCGTCATGCGCCGAGGCCGGCGTGCTCGGCATCCTCCCTGGCGTGATCGGCCTGTTGCAAGCCGTCGAAGCGATCAAGCTGATTCTCCAACAGGGTGACTTATTGTTGGGCCGACTCCTCTGTTACGACGCGCTCCGTGCGGAATTCCACGAACTCCGCCTCGGCCGCGACCCCGCCTGCACCCATTGCGCCCCCCACCGCCCGTTCCCCGGCTTCACCGATTACGACGGCTTTTGCCGAGGGCGATGA
- a CDS encoding radical SAM protein gives MPHYASQYLNIYPSHRGSSILFHGVTGAIDDVDAAMGHWLKQAQRQQHPLDDRYATAIINFLVQRGHVTTLSPEAEWESFTTYVSKLHAQICEERQTSGFLMLVASYYCNLACAYCYQNPMRAAEGQGAAAVMTREQVERIFTRVLPQLYPRVPRMSQVSVNLYGGEPFLERNYPALKRVLAYTQDYQMSVSAISNATTLDHCLPFFGVRCGLVNSLQISFDGSKLHHDQSRITHYGAGTFDLIIANIHRLLDRGVQINLRTNTNKQTVDTLKLLWDDLEREEIIGHPNVSIYAAAIHNHFNQADPKPLFSPATLTRRMEQMAIPMRTPLQRKMSRVAGIFDAESGVPLHRTNFCMQNMPNAFLLDHRGDIYSCYEEAGNRHLRVGTFDGAGTVAMADRYATYQSRHVGKYEPCARCSVALTCGGGCAAAARGTNWTTGTIFTNHCDAHRELVAMSIQRIFEQRVEGLRVASPTEDEWAVHQPYL, from the coding sequence ATGCCGCACTACGCGAGCCAATATCTGAATATCTATCCTTCTCATCGCGGCAGCTCGATCCTGTTTCACGGTGTGACCGGCGCCATCGACGACGTCGATGCCGCGATGGGGCATTGGCTCAAGCAAGCGCAGCGCCAGCAACACCCGCTCGATGATCGGTATGCAACGGCCATCATCAATTTTCTGGTCCAACGCGGTCACGTCACCACGCTGTCGCCGGAGGCCGAGTGGGAGAGCTTCACAACCTACGTGTCGAAGCTCCACGCGCAAATCTGTGAAGAACGTCAGACATCCGGATTTCTCATGCTCGTCGCGAGCTACTACTGCAATCTGGCCTGCGCGTACTGTTACCAAAATCCGATGCGCGCCGCAGAAGGCCAAGGGGCGGCGGCGGTCATGACACGCGAGCAAGTGGAGCGGATCTTCACCCGCGTCCTCCCACAACTCTACCCGAGAGTGCCGCGCATGAGTCAGGTCTCCGTCAATCTCTATGGCGGCGAACCGTTTCTGGAACGCAACTACCCGGCCCTCAAACGCGTGCTCGCATATACACAAGACTACCAAATGAGTGTGTCGGCCATTTCCAATGCCACCACACTGGATCATTGTCTTCCGTTCTTCGGCGTCCGCTGCGGACTCGTCAACTCCCTGCAAATTTCATTCGACGGCAGCAAATTGCATCACGATCAGAGCCGCATCACCCATTATGGAGCCGGAACTTTCGATCTAATCATCGCCAATATTCACCGGCTCTTGGATCGCGGCGTACAAATCAACCTCCGCACCAACACGAATAAACAGACCGTCGACACGCTCAAACTCCTCTGGGATGATCTGGAACGCGAAGAAATCATCGGCCACCCGAATGTCTCCATCTACGCCGCCGCGATTCATAATCATTTTAATCAGGCCGATCCGAAACCGCTCTTCTCCCCAGCCACGCTGACACGCCGCATGGAGCAAATGGCGATCCCGATGCGCACGCCGCTGCAGCGCAAGATGTCCCGCGTGGCCGGCATCTTCGACGCCGAGAGCGGCGTGCCGCTCCATCGCACGAACTTCTGTATGCAAAACATGCCGAACGCCTTCCTGCTCGATCATCGTGGCGACATCTACAGTTGTTATGAAGAGGCAGGGAATCGACACTTGCGCGTCGGCACGTTTGACGGCGCCGGCACCGTGGCGATGGCGGATCGCTATGCAACGTATCAGAGTCGACATGTCGGAAAGTACGAACCGTGTGCGCGCTGCTCCGTTGCGTTGACCTGCGGCGGCGGATGCGCGGCGGCCGCCCGTGGCACGAATTGGACCACCGGCACCATTTTTACCAATCACTGCGACGCGCACCGCGAACTCGTCGCGATGTCGATCCAGCGTATCTTTGAACAGCGCGTCGAAGGACTGCGCGTGGCATCCCCGACGGAGGACGAATGGGCCGTACATCAGCCGTATCTGTAA
- a CDS encoding nucleotidyltransferase — MIGPHLQLFRCLNDHGVEYLLIGGMAVIAYGFPRATKDIDIFINPTATNAVHCLEALEALGFGTAALTTAEKLAVTEVTIFKDLFRLDVLTQVKGIEFLRAWQQKVFFEVESILIPALSRDDLIASKRAAGRPGDLEDIKVLEMAQRKEQSRT, encoded by the coding sequence ATGATCGGTCCTCATTTACAACTGTTCAGGTGCTTGAACGACCACGGGGTTGAATACCTCCTGATCGGCGGGATGGCCGTGATCGCGTACGGATTCCCGCGCGCGACGAAAGACATCGACATCTTCATCAATCCAACGGCGACAAACGCCGTTCATTGTCTCGAAGCATTGGAGGCGCTCGGATTCGGGACTGCAGCGTTGACCACCGCCGAGAAGCTTGCCGTTACGGAAGTGACGATCTTCAAAGATTTGTTCCGGCTCGACGTACTCACGCAAGTCAAAGGAATCGAATTTCTTCGTGCCTGGCAGCAGAAGGTCTTCTTCGAGGTCGAATCCATCCTCATCCCGGCGCTCTCGCGCGATGACCTGATCGCATCCAAACGCGCTGCTGGCCGACCAGGCGATCTGGAAGACATCAAGGTCCTGGAGATGGCCCAGCGGAAAGAACAGTCCCGGACCTGA